A genomic window from Vanessa tameamea isolate UH-Manoa-2023 chromosome 7, ilVanTame1 primary haplotype, whole genome shotgun sequence includes:
- the LOC113401187 gene encoding CDGSH iron-sulfur domain-containing protein 2 homolog — protein sequence MYIVSNVVKVTIPNYLASLPIPDSIGGWFRLGVRDWLALIPPTLAIGGISYYSYQTIKKANEAGNGQINPSIRKDINKVVDFIDIEDITEKASLCRCWRSKNWPYCDGAHGAHNKATGDNTGPVVIRHKENK from the exons aTGTATATTGTGTCGAATGTAGTTAAAGTTACTATTCCTAACTATTTGGCAAGTTTACCTATCCCTGATTCCATAGGTGGCTGGTTTCGACTTGGTG TGCGTGATTGGCTAGCATTAATTCCTCCAACTCTTGCTATTGGAGGTATTTCTTACTACTCTTATCAAACTATTAAAAAGGCAAATGAAGCTGGCAATGGGCAAATTAACCCGAGCATCAGGAAGGATATAAACAAAGTTGTGGATTTCATTGACATTGAAGATATTACGGAGAAGGCATCTTTGTGTAGATGTTGGAGGAGCAAGAac TGGCCATATTGTGATGGAGCTCATGGTGCTCATAACAAAGCTACTGGCGATAACACTGGACCAGTGGTTATAAGACATAAGGAAAATAAGTAA
- the LOC113401185 gene encoding uncharacterized protein LOC113401185 isoform X2, translating to MAQYQFLYLVVAAALGTAPCQSQNSLQDTITQDATPPSLLKEVEDNSRYKTLEANATLLKLLVDDKDGVSRSEVFDMLHSKDDTPALPTFPEDAEDGKVDVPVVPDSQAEFLQEEPVRKDSQRRYAGTRGEPVGTAAGIMVAVTCSIVVLAYSALIVWRRIYLKKNGLKHELLRNEEIVAETRIEL from the exons gaACAGCACCATGCCAGAGTCAAAACTCGTTGCAAGACACGATAACACAAGATGCAACACCACCTAGCTTATTGAAAGAGGTAGAAGACAACAGCCGATACAAGACTTTGGAGGCAAATGCAACGCTCTTGAAGCTTCTAGTTGACGACAAAGATGGAGTGAGCAG GTCCGAAGTATTCGACATGTTGCACTCAAAAGACGACACCCCCGCTTTACCAACATTCCCAGAAGATGCTGAAGACGGTAAAGTTGACGTGCCGGTTGTACCTGATTCTCAAGCTGAGTTCCTTCAAG AGGAACCAGTGCGCAAGGATTCTCAGAGACGATACGCGGGGACACGTGGCGAGCCCGTCGGCACCGCTGCAGGCATTATGGTTGCGGTTACCTGCAGCATCGTCGTTCTCGCTTACTCTGCCCTTATTGTATGGAGACGGATATACTT gaaGAAAAATGGATTAAAGCACGAACTCTTACGAAATGAAGAAATTGTCGCTGAAACAAGAATTGag ttgtgA
- the LOC113401185 gene encoding uncharacterized protein LOC113401185 isoform X1, whose amino-acid sequence MAQYQFLYLVVAAALGTAPCQSQNSLQDTITQDATPPSLLKEVEDNSRYKTLEANATLLKLLVDDKDGVSRSEVFDMLHSKDDTPALPTFPEDAEDGKVDVPVVPDSQAEFLQAEEPVRKDSQRRYAGTRGEPVGTAAGIMVAVTCSIVVLAYSALIVWRRIYLKKNGLKHELLRNEEIVAETRIEL is encoded by the exons gaACAGCACCATGCCAGAGTCAAAACTCGTTGCAAGACACGATAACACAAGATGCAACACCACCTAGCTTATTGAAAGAGGTAGAAGACAACAGCCGATACAAGACTTTGGAGGCAAATGCAACGCTCTTGAAGCTTCTAGTTGACGACAAAGATGGAGTGAGCAG GTCCGAAGTATTCGACATGTTGCACTCAAAAGACGACACCCCCGCTTTACCAACATTCCCAGAAGATGCTGAAGACGGTAAAGTTGACGTGCCGGTTGTACCTGATTCTCAAGCTGAGTTCCTTCAAG CAGAGGAACCAGTGCGCAAGGATTCTCAGAGACGATACGCGGGGACACGTGGCGAGCCCGTCGGCACCGCTGCAGGCATTATGGTTGCGGTTACCTGCAGCATCGTCGTTCTCGCTTACTCTGCCCTTATTGTATGGAGACGGATATACTT gaaGAAAAATGGATTAAAGCACGAACTCTTACGAAATGAAGAAATTGTCGCTGAAACAAGAATTGag ttgtgA